The proteins below are encoded in one region of Fusobacterium sp. DD2:
- a CDS encoding NADH:flavin oxidoreductase — protein MKINDRVKEKNIEFKNRVVMPPMATAKADDNGYVTEEILKYYEDKTKNRLFSAVIVEHNFVDKRGKAHRNQMSAAEDGAIEGLSKLAKVIKNSDALAILQISHAGSAAKKADIGMDPVAPTAMMHPSRKDKPEMPVELSRKEIEDIRDRFIAAAIRAKEAGFDGVEIHSAHGYLLDQFLSPLSNKREDEYGKDIYGRIKLHLDIIRGIREAVGNEYPLFIRMGAGDFMEGGLSKEDSVIAAKEFEKAGIDVIDISGGMCFYTITETKPGYFDVISKPIHDAVNIPVILTGGVKHGEDIVDILNRDVCDLVGVGRAVFRDSEWMEKEVKGLLHK, from the coding sequence ATGAAGATAAATGATAGAGTAAAAGAAAAAAATATAGAGTTTAAAAATAGAGTTGTTATGCCACCTATGGCTACAGCAAAGGCCGATGATAATGGATATGTTACAGAGGAAATTTTAAAATATTATGAGGATAAAACAAAGAACAGACTTTTTTCAGCAGTTATAGTTGAGCATAATTTTGTAGATAAAAGAGGAAAGGCACACAGAAACCAGATGTCTGCTGCAGAGGATGGTGCAATAGAAGGACTTAGTAAACTTGCTAAAGTGATTAAAAACAGTGATGCTCTTGCAATACTTCAGATTTCTCATGCAGGAAGTGCAGCTAAAAAAGCTGATATTGGTATGGATCCAGTTGCACCTACTGCAATGATGCACCCATCAAGAAAAGATAAACCTGAAATGCCAGTGGAACTTAGTAGAAAAGAGATTGAGGATATAAGAGACAGATTTATTGCAGCTGCTATAAGAGCTAAAGAAGCAGGATTTGATGGAGTAGAGATTCACTCAGCTCATGGATACCTTTTAGATCAGTTTTTATCACCACTTAGCAATAAAAGAGAAGATGAGTATGGAAAGGATATCTATGGAAGAATAAAACTTCATCTGGATATTATAAGAGGGATTAGAGAGGCAGTTGGAAATGAATATCCTCTATTTATAAGAATGGGAGCTGGAGATTTTATGGAAGGTGGATTATCTAAAGAGGACTCTGTAATTGCAGCAAAGGAATTTGAAAAGGCAGGTATAGATGTGATAGATATATCTGGAGGAATGTGTTTTTACACTATTACAGAGACTAAGCCAGGATATTTTGATGTAATATCTAAGCCAATTCATGATGCAGTGAATATCCCAGTTATACTTACAGGTGGAGTTAAGCATGGAGAGGATATTGTAGATATTCTAAACAGAGATGTCTGTGACCTGGTAGGGGTAGGAAGAGCTGTATTTAGAGATTCAGAGTGGATGGAAAAAGAGGTAAAAGGTTTACTTCACAAATAG
- a CDS encoding ferritin family protein: MEFKNSKSYGNIVNAYKGEVAGELLYIFLSEKLLNEGNEELGKVFKQLSIEERGHVNVLKKYLKEDAENHKISEKEIEALKDKSREDIVKHLEMFSAGEKKAGEEIYPMFAKVASEEGYDDIAKMFNELAKVELKHGILLGEELKKLK, encoded by the coding sequence ATGGAATTTAAGAATTCAAAATCGTATGGTAATATTGTCAATGCGTATAAGGGTGAAGTTGCTGGGGAACTATTATATATCTTTTTAAGTGAAAAACTTTTAAATGAGGGAAATGAGGAGCTTGGAAAGGTATTCAAACAGCTTTCAATTGAAGAAAGAGGACATGTGAATGTACTTAAAAAATATCTAAAAGAGGATGCAGAAAATCATAAGATCTCTGAAAAAGAGATAGAAGCTCTTAAAGATAAATCTCGTGAGGATATTGTAAAACATTTGGAGATGTTCTCAGCTGGTGAGAAAAAAGCTGGAGAGGAAATCTATCCAATGTTTGCAAAAGTTGCAAGTGAAGAAGGATACGATGATATTGCAAAAATGTTTAATGAGCTTGCCAAAGTTGAATTAAAACATGGAATATTATTAGGAGAAGAGCTTAAGAAGTTAAAATAG
- a CDS encoding flavin reductase family protein: MRKNFGAKPWSYPQPVYIIGTYDKNGLPDAMNAAWGGISEVNEISFCLAKTHKTVANIKETGAFTVSIATQEYMEACDYVGIVSGNKDKDKFEKAGFHHEKSEFVNAPIIKELPMTLECKVKSYDDNTEILKGEIVNVSIDESVLVDSKVDVKKLKPIVFDPVNMAYWNLGEKVGKAFNDGKKIIK; the protein is encoded by the coding sequence ATGAGAAAGAATTTTGGAGCAAAACCATGGAGTTATCCACAACCAGTCTATATTATCGGGACATATGATAAAAATGGATTGCCTGATGCTATGAATGCAGCCTGGGGAGGAATAAGTGAGGTAAATGAGATTTCATTTTGTTTAGCTAAAACACATAAAACTGTTGCAAATATTAAAGAGACAGGAGCTTTTACAGTAAGTATAGCTACACAGGAGTATATGGAAGCTTGTGACTACGTAGGAATTGTTTCTGGAAATAAAGATAAAGATAAATTTGAAAAAGCTGGATTTCATCATGAAAAAAGTGAATTTGTCAATGCTCCTATTATAAAGGAACTTCCAATGACTTTGGAGTGTAAGGTAAAATCTTATGATGATAATACAGAGATTTTAAAAGGGGAGATAGTTAATGTCTCTATAGATGAATCAGTATTAGTTGATTCAAAAGTTGATGTAAAGAAATTGAAACCTATAGTATTTGATCCAGTTAATATGGCTTATTGGAATTTGGGAGAAAAGGTTGGAAAAGCTTTTAACGATGGTAAGAAAATTATAAAGTAA
- a CDS encoding GAF domain-containing protein, translated as MSQTNYSLMTKQLEGLAEIENHYIALFSNSSALLWENIEDINWAGFYLIEGGSLMLGPFQGKLACFRIEIGKGVCGTAVAQKKSLVVEDVHKFDGHIACDSNSNSEIVIPLWKGDKIIGVLDIDSPLFKRFCDADREGLEYFCKKLMEVVKYPDKI; from the coding sequence ATGAGTCAGACAAATTATAGTTTAATGACAAAACAGTTAGAGGGGTTAGCTGAGATAGAAAATCACTATATAGCACTATTTTCTAATTCTTCAGCACTTTTATGGGAGAATATAGAGGATATAAACTGGGCAGGATTTTACTTAATTGAAGGTGGAAGTCTGATGCTTGGACCATTCCAGGGAAAACTTGCATGTTTTAGAATTGAGATAGGAAAAGGTGTATGTGGAACTGCAGTAGCTCAGAAAAAAAGTCTTGTTGTAGAAGATGTACATAAGTTTGATGGGCATATTGCATGTGACAGTAACTCTAATTCTGAAATTGTTATTCCACTTTGGAAAGGGGATAAAATTATAGGAGTTTTAGATATTGACAGTCCTTTATTTAAGAGATTTTGTGATGCTGATAGAGAGGGACTTGAATACTTCTGTAAAAAGC
- a CDS encoding nitroreductase family protein, protein MHNDFKDIVFNRHSVKLFDENFKINHDEMLEMIKEATKAPSSVNMQPWRFLVVESEEAKKTLRPLIRFNTRQNDTSSAMIIIFGDMKCYEKGEQIYSETVKQGYMPEDVKKELMDVFMPEYMNASREKMNDIVKIDSSLAAMQLMLVARAHGYETNPIGGFEGDKLAKAFNLDEERYVPVIIIAIGKGIEEPHKSIRLNPEEITMFK, encoded by the coding sequence ATGCATAATGATTTTAAGGATATAGTATTTAATAGACACTCAGTTAAACTGTTTGATGAAAATTTTAAAATTAATCATGATGAAATGCTTGAGATGATAAAAGAAGCTACTAAGGCTCCATCATCAGTAAATATGCAACCTTGGAGATTTCTGGTAGTTGAATCTGAAGAGGCTAAAAAAACATTGCGTCCACTTATAAGATTTAACACAAGACAGAACGATACTTCTTCAGCAATGATTATAATCTTTGGTGACATGAAATGTTATGAAAAAGGAGAACAAATATATAGTGAGACTGTAAAACAGGGATATATGCCTGAAGATGTTAAAAAAGAACTGATGGATGTATTTATGCCAGAATATATGAATGCATCGAGAGAAAAAATGAATGATATAGTTAAAATTGATTCAAGTTTGGCTGCAATGCAATTAATGTTAGTAGCTAGAGCACATGGATATGAAACAAATCCAATAGGAGGATTTGAAGGAGATAAATTGGCCAAGGCTTTTAATCTTGATGAGGAAAGATATGTTCCAGTTATAATAATCGCTATTGGAAAGGGAATAGAGGAACCTCATAAATCAATAAGATTAAATCCAGAAGAGATTACAATGTTTAAATAG
- a CDS encoding MarR family winged helix-turn-helix transcriptional regulator, with product MKLTTFSNMLHKLRCVEQKMTKNFEEVTGFSITRYEMLIFLKENGECLQREIAKHLDIDPAAVTRHIKILEKKGYITKNRNEENAREIIISLTDFAKDELAKCRKNSSDTECNVPIPLSQEEIDRLSEILDEIDKRLN from the coding sequence ATGAAACTTACAACATTTAGTAATATGTTGCATAAATTGAGATGTGTAGAGCAGAAGATGACTAAAAACTTTGAGGAAGTCACGGGATTTAGTATAACTAGATATGAGATGCTGATTTTTTTAAAAGAGAATGGAGAGTGTCTGCAAAGAGAGATAGCAAAGCACCTGGATATAGATCCTGCAGCTGTAACTAGACATATTAAGATATTGGAGAAGAAGGGATATATAACTAAAAATAGAAATGAAGAAAATGCCAGAGAGATTATAATATCACTTACAGATTTTGCAAAAGATGAACTTGCAAAGTGCAGAAAAAACAGCAGTGATACTGAGTGCAATGTGCCTATTCCACTTAGTCAGGAAGAGATAGATAGATTATCTGAGATATTGGATGAAATAGACAAACGTTTAAATTAG